In a genomic window of Acidobacteriota bacterium:
- the atpH gene encoding ATP synthase F1 subunit delta, which yields MSVATIANRYARALADVIVERREVTEVAAELKQFAAMIEGHAQLREVFASPVVAPERKRAVLNELIARLKARQTVQNFLQLLLANNRLHQLMPMVQALEKELDARTNVVTAEIITARNINADEQKLLHDKLKALTGKDVRLHYKTDPDIIGGVVTRIGSKIYDGSIKNQLAQMKARLMQ from the coding sequence ATGAGTGTTGCCACCATCGCCAATCGCTACGCCCGCGCCCTCGCCGATGTCATCGTCGAGCGGCGCGAGGTCACCGAAGTCGCCGCCGAGTTGAAACAGTTCGCCGCGATGATCGAAGGCCACGCGCAATTGCGCGAGGTTTTCGCCAGCCCGGTCGTTGCCCCGGAGCGCAAGCGCGCGGTGTTGAACGAACTGATCGCGCGGCTGAAAGCGCGCCAGACCGTGCAGAACTTCCTGCAATTGCTGTTGGCCAACAATCGGCTGCATCAACTGATGCCAATGGTTCAAGCGCTCGAAAAAGAATTGGACGCCCGCACCAATGTCGTGACCGCCGAAATCATCACGGCGCGCAACATCAACGCCGACGAACAAAAGCTCTTGCACGACAAATTGAAGGCCCTCACGGGCAAAGACGTGCGGCTGCACTATAAGACCGACCCGGACATCATCGGGGGCGTCGTCACACGCATCGGCAGCAAGATTTATGACGGTTCGATCAAGAACCAGTTGGCGCAAATGAAAGCGCGCCTCATGCAGTAA
- a CDS encoding ATP synthase F0 subunit B, whose product MKSITQLRSLIFTPVLFAPPVLLAEGLHPAIPKAVNLAVFLTVLYLLVRKPAREFFAERLATVRATLDRAANEKAEATAKLNELNARLSKLDAEVTEIRAQAEREALAERERLQAEARADAEKLRTTANREIEGAKQAALVQLREFTADKAVELAEQMIRRELTPQDDARLLQRVSEELSKVS is encoded by the coding sequence ATGAAAAGCATCACGCAACTACGTTCCTTGATCTTCACGCCCGTCCTGTTTGCACCGCCGGTTTTGCTGGCCGAAGGGCTGCATCCCGCCATTCCCAAAGCTGTCAATCTCGCTGTCTTTTTGACTGTGCTATACCTGCTGGTGCGCAAGCCAGCGCGCGAATTCTTTGCCGAGCGACTCGCCACCGTGCGTGCCACGCTCGACCGCGCCGCGAACGAAAAGGCCGAAGCCACCGCGAAACTCAACGAATTGAATGCGCGCCTCAGCAAGTTGGACGCAGAGGTCACCGAGATTCGCGCCCAAGCCGAACGTGAAGCACTGGCCGAACGTGAACGCTTGCAGGCCGAAGCCAGGGCTGACGCCGAAAAGCTGCGCACTACCGCTAACCGCGAAATCGAAGGCGCGAAACAAGCCGCCCTCGTCCAGTTACGTGAATTCACCGCCGATAAAGCCGTCGAACTCGCCGAACAAATGATCCGCCGCGAATTGACGCCCCAAGACGACGCCAGGCTCCTACAGCGCGTCAGCGAGGAGCTAAGCAAAGTGAGCTAG
- a CDS encoding ATP synthase F0 subunit B — translation MYPALILLLEGSVISIDGSFLFIFISILLLIFLLNRTLFVPLNQVLDERESLGAGRLNEAKQLLRQFDEKLDHYEQQIRQARAAAYQELESQRKEALTARQQLLDQVKQETAAQFNAAKDDITQQVAGARQTLENEAHTMAATISSQILKRPVG, via the coding sequence GTGTACCCTGCATTAATCTTACTGCTGGAAGGAAGTGTCATCAGTATTGATGGCTCGTTCCTGTTTATCTTTATTAGCATTCTCCTGTTGATTTTCCTTCTCAACCGAACGCTGTTCGTGCCGCTCAATCAGGTGCTGGATGAGCGCGAGAGTTTGGGGGCTGGACGGTTGAACGAGGCCAAACAACTGCTCAGGCAATTCGACGAAAAACTCGACCATTACGAGCAACAGATTCGGCAAGCGCGCGCCGCGGCTTATCAGGAACTCGAAAGCCAACGCAAGGAAGCCTTGACCGCACGCCAGCAATTGTTGGATCAAGTGAAGCAGGAAACCGCCGCGCAATTCAACGCCGCCAAAGACGACATCACGCAACAGGTTGCTGGCGCGCGCCAGACATTGGAAAACGAAGCACACACAATGGCCGCGACGATTTCTTCCCAAATACTAAAACGCCCGGTCGGGTAA
- a CDS encoding Ig-like domain repeat protein: MHTRTRNPFRFVSGVRLVFVLLCPALLMAYTWLAAASQPVVQTNCAPRPNGLVAWYRGEGNGLDSIGTNHGTVKTGVGFTTGKVMQAFDFNGTGEVSVPNAPALNPARLTIETWVYPTLVDGSVDIIVNKDSEPYDGYQYEIGIRGPSLPAGSIPIGNFAFALRGVNGLPNDYSFWVNGGGAVPLNTWTHVAVTYDGAVANAYINGVLTRSVAGLSGDITPSAGPLKIGSRSEDVLSRLPNERFNGRIDEVSLYNRALTAAEILAIFQSDSVGKCPVQNTPPTITAGAALTRQQGNPGAAATIATVNDLETPVANLSVTATTVPTGLAISNINNTNGTITATVTAGCNATAGAQTVILTVTDAAGGTATANLTINVTANSAPTLGPYPTTTVNLGQSVTITPSAAPADNNTVASVTAAISAGFTGTVSVNASTGVVSINNAAPGGAYVVTVTATDNCGASTNSPFNLTVGKLNSATQLMISAEPYLVGQAITLAAKVTATGAGAPTGAVMFLDGATSLGQGTLNASGVATFTTSTLTAGTHKLTAAYAGDTNYGSSTSAEVTILIARPLANVSAASYLHDQFAREEIVAAFGINLATTSQAATNLPLPTTLAGTAVRVTDSLGVERLAQLFFVSANQVNYLLPAGTALGPATVKIANDSNPNNVAQEVIQIATVAPGVFTANANGSGVAAAQVLRIQPSGAFQFEPVARLDAATQRFVPIPLEFGPPAEQLYLLLYGTGFRFRAALNNVTATVGGISVPLNFAGAQGSLAGLDQANLLLPQQLAARGEVEVVLTVDGKQANIVRIGFR, encoded by the coding sequence ATGCACACTCGCACACGCAATCCCTTTCGGTTTGTCTCCGGCGTTCGCCTCGTTTTCGTGCTGCTCTGTCCCGCCTTGCTCATGGCCTACACCTGGTTGGCCGCCGCCAGTCAACCTGTCGTTCAAACGAATTGCGCGCCGCGCCCCAATGGGTTGGTCGCCTGGTATCGCGGCGAAGGCAATGGACTGGATTCCATCGGCACGAATCACGGCACGGTAAAAACCGGCGTCGGCTTCACCACCGGCAAGGTCATGCAGGCGTTCGATTTCAACGGCACCGGCGAAGTCAGCGTTCCCAACGCACCGGCTTTGAATCCGGCGCGGCTGACGATTGAAACCTGGGTTTACCCGACGCTGGTGGATGGTTCCGTAGACATCATCGTCAATAAAGATTCCGAACCCTATGACGGATACCAATACGAAATCGGCATTCGCGGGCCGAGCCTGCCCGCCGGCTCAATTCCCATCGGCAACTTTGCCTTCGCGTTGCGCGGCGTGAACGGCTTGCCCAACGATTATTCTTTCTGGGTGAATGGCGGCGGGGCGGTGCCCTTGAATACCTGGACGCATGTGGCTGTCACGTATGACGGCGCGGTGGCCAACGCTTATATCAACGGCGTGCTGACGCGCAGCGTGGCGGGTTTGAGCGGCGACATCACGCCGTCGGCTGGCCCGCTGAAAATCGGCTCGCGTTCTGAAGACGTGCTCAGCCGCTTGCCGAACGAACGCTTTAACGGGCGCATTGACGAGGTCAGCCTGTACAACCGCGCGCTCACCGCTGCGGAAATTCTGGCGATCTTCCAGTCGGATAGCGTGGGCAAATGCCCAGTGCAAAATACGCCGCCGACGATTACGGCGGGGGCGGCGCTCACCCGCCAACAAGGCAACCCGGGCGCTGCTGCCACCATTGCCACCGTCAATGATTTAGAAACGCCTGTAGCGAATTTAAGCGTGACGGCGACGACAGTTCCGACGGGCCTCGCAATTAGCAACATCAATAATACCAATGGCACGATCACCGCAACGGTGACAGCGGGCTGCAACGCTACTGCCGGGGCGCAAACAGTGATCTTGACCGTAACCGATGCGGCGGGCGGCACGGCGACGGCCAATTTGACCATCAATGTCACGGCCAACTCCGCGCCCACACTTGGCCCGTATCCCACGACGACCGTCAACTTAGGCCAATCCGTCACCATCACGCCCAGCGCCGCGCCCGCTGACAACAACACCGTCGCCAGTGTCACGGCAGCTATCTCTGCTGGATTCACCGGCACGGTTTCAGTGAACGCCAGCACCGGTGTTGTTTCGATCAATAACGCCGCGCCGGGTGGAGCGTATGTGGTCACGGTTACGGCGACGGACAATTGCGGCGCTTCCACAAATTCGCCCTTTAACCTGACCGTCGGCAAACTCAACTCCGCCACGCAACTGATGATCTCGGCGGAGCCTTATCTAGTGGGTCAGGCAATCACGCTGGCCGCCAAGGTCACGGCCACGGGCGCGGGCGCGCCTACGGGCGCGGTGATGTTTCTGGACGGCGCGACCTCGTTAGGCCAAGGCACTTTGAATGCGAGCGGAGTGGCGACCTTCACCACTTCCACACTGACGGCGGGCACACACAAATTGACGGCGGCATACGCGGGCGATACCAACTACGGGTCGTCCACTTCAGCCGAAGTCACGATCCTGATCGCTCGGCCTCTCGCCAACGTTTCGGCGGCCAGTTATCTGCACGATCAGTTCGCGCGCGAAGAAATCGTGGCCGCCTTCGGAATCAATCTGGCAACCACGAGCCAGGCCGCAACGAACCTGCCTTTGCCGACAACGCTGGCGGGCACGGCCGTCCGCGTCACTGACAGCCTGGGGGTTGAACGTCTCGCCCAGCTTTTCTTCGTGTCCGCCAATCAAGTCAATTATCTGCTGCCTGCCGGAACGGCGCTCGGCCCTGCCACGGTAAAGATCGCGAACGACAGCAACCCAAATAACGTCGCGCAGGAAGTCATTCAAATCGCTACGGTGGCGCCGGGTGTTTTCACGGCGAATGCGAACGGCAGCGGCGTGGCGGCGGCGCAGGTGTTGCGCATACAGCCCTCCGGCGCGTTTCAATTCGAACCGGTCGCGCGCCTGGATGCCGCGACGCAGCGCTTTGTGCCGATCCCACTCGAATTCGGGCCGCCCGCCGAACAGCTTTACTTATTGCTCTATGGCACAGGCTTTCGCTTCAGGGCGGCGCTCAACAACGTCACCGCCACCGTCGGAGGCATCAGCGTGCCGCTTAACTTTGCCGGCGCGCAAGGCAGTCTGGCCGGACTGGATCAGGCCAATTTGCTGCTGCCGCAGCAACTGGCCGCGCGGGGTGAGGTGGAGGTCGTGCTGACAGTGGATGGCAAACAAGCGAATATCGTGCGGATCGGCTTTCGCTAA